A window from Leptothermofonsia sichuanensis E412 encodes these proteins:
- a CDS encoding DUF3134 domain-containing protein, whose amino-acid sequence MTYNPSLREEPRNQRAAVIPLKHESSILDWLESSGRLLAREGSDFDYLEDEGEDISDLMGGDDNSFDLDDDDDELDLED is encoded by the coding sequence ATGACGTATAATCCCTCTCTCCGTGAAGAACCCCGTAATCAGCGGGCTGCTGTAATCCCCCTCAAGCATGAGTCTTCCATTCTGGATTGGCTGGAAAGTAGTGGTCGGCTCCTGGCGCGTGAAGGTAGCGATTTTGACTACCTGGAGGACGAAGGAGAAGACATCAGCGACCTGATGGGGGGAGACGATAACAGTTTCGATCTCGATGATGACGATGATGAACTGGATCTGGAAGACTAA
- a CDS encoding PD-(D/E)XK nuclease family protein, protein MVEEQILKDASNHRSPGYKSGNGGRRSSVLPHPFTFPIRLSQGQLNLLSTCPRKFQHIYLEQLAAPATPEQQEKMIWGSRFHLLMQQWQLGLPVDRLVKEDSQLQPWFSAFMAAAPQILKLDAGETATHQYSEYPLTIAFQGYLLTVVYDLLISNQNQAKILDWKTYPRPQNPGWLQQNWQTRLYLFTLAEMGTYLPEQISMTYWFFQVNNPSAPDPQSVTIAYDTTRHEKNRRDLTALLNQLTDWLERYQAGESFPQVFPSANQCAACHFAVRCDRAVPRSETGASPHPVQSPTDRINDFSIPNLAEIQEIEL, encoded by the coding sequence ATGGTTGAGGAGCAGATACTAAAAGATGCGTCTAATCACAGGTCACCTGGTTACAAATCTGGCAATGGTGGAAGGCGTTCATCCGTTCTCCCTCATCCTTTCACCTTCCCCATTCGCCTGTCTCAGGGGCAGCTAAATCTGCTGTCAACCTGTCCGCGAAAATTTCAGCACATTTATCTGGAACAACTGGCGGCTCCTGCAACCCCCGAACAGCAGGAAAAAATGATTTGGGGTTCCAGGTTTCACTTGCTGATGCAGCAGTGGCAACTGGGGTTGCCCGTTGATCGCCTGGTTAAAGAAGACAGTCAGCTCCAACCCTGGTTTTCCGCTTTTATGGCGGCTGCTCCTCAGATTTTGAAACTGGATGCAGGGGAGACCGCTACCCATCAGTACAGTGAATATCCTCTGACAATCGCCTTTCAGGGCTATTTGCTCACTGTGGTTTACGATCTGCTGATTTCAAACCAGAACCAGGCAAAGATTCTGGATTGGAAAACCTATCCCCGTCCTCAGAACCCTGGCTGGTTGCAGCAAAACTGGCAAACCCGGCTTTATCTATTTACGCTGGCTGAGATGGGGACCTATTTGCCAGAACAAATTTCCATGACCTACTGGTTTTTCCAGGTTAACAACCCCTCAGCCCCAGATCCCCAGAGCGTTACGATCGCCTACGACACCACCAGACATGAAAAAAACCGCCGGGACTTAACCGCGCTGTTAAACCAGTTAACCGACTGGTTAGAACGCTACCAGGCTGGGGAATCGTTTCCCCAGGTATTCCCATCAGCGAACCAGTGTGCGGCCTGTCATTTTGCCGTCCGGTGCGATCGGGCGGTCCCGCGCTCCGAAACGGGCGCATCCCCCCACCCCGTCCAGTCACCAACTGACCGGATCAACGATTTCTCAATCCCCAACCTGGCAGAAATTCAGGAAATTGAGCTATAG
- a CDS encoding type II toxin-antitoxin system PemK/MazF family toxin codes for MVFQMRAIDRKRIIGKIGETESEYLAQIDAEIWRMLKPSETEES; via the coding sequence ATGGTTTTTCAAATGCGGGCAATCGATCGAAAGCGAATCATTGGGAAAATTGGTGAGACGGAATCGGAATATCTGGCACAGATTGATGCGGAAATTTGGCGGATGTTGAAACCCTCAGAAACTGAGGAATCATGA
- the cobO gene encoding cob(I)yrinic acid a,c-diamide adenosyltransferase, whose translation MTDHLDTELTRDGIAPRPSDDIAYRQKMQRRKEVQEQRLAEMASEKGLVIVHTGNGKGKTTAALGMVLRSLGHGYRVAIVQFIKGAWEPAEKAAFKPWSTAVDGNPPQLEFHAMGEGFTWETQDRDRDIERAQQAWEKALSFICNADFKLVLLDEVNVALKLGYLSTEQVLAGLEQKPAHSHVILTGRGAPQLLIDRADLVTEMTLVKHPFREQKIKAQPGIEF comes from the coding sequence GTGACAGACCATTTGGATACCGAATTGACCAGGGATGGGATCGCACCCCGTCCCTCTGACGATATTGCCTACCGCCAGAAGATGCAACGGCGGAAGGAAGTCCAGGAGCAGCGTCTGGCGGAGATGGCCAGCGAGAAGGGATTGGTCATTGTTCACACCGGAAATGGTAAAGGGAAAACCACAGCCGCCCTGGGAATGGTGTTGCGATCACTGGGGCATGGCTACCGGGTGGCGATCGTCCAGTTCATTAAAGGAGCCTGGGAACCGGCAGAAAAGGCAGCCTTCAAGCCCTGGTCCACGGCAGTGGATGGCAATCCACCTCAGCTAGAGTTTCACGCCATGGGGGAAGGGTTTACCTGGGAAACCCAGGATCGCGATCGCGACATTGAGCGGGCACAACAAGCCTGGGAAAAAGCATTGTCTTTCATCTGCAATGCCGACTTTAAGCTGGTTCTGTTGGATGAAGTGAATGTGGCCTTGAAATTGGGTTATCTGTCAACTGAACAGGTGCTGGCAGGACTGGAACAGAAACCAGCCCATTCCCACGTTATCTTAACGGGACGGGGTGCACCCCAGCTCCTGATCGACCGGGCTGACCTGGTCACAGAGATGACGCTGGTAAAACATCCCTTTCGGGAACAAAAAATTAAAGCCCAACCGGGCATTGAGTTCTAG
- a CDS encoding PAP/fibrillin family protein, whose product MIGKAALLETISGKNRGLLTTDTERQAILAAIAQLEDRNPTPRPVEASDLLEGDWRLLYTTSRGILGIDQVPFLKLGQVYQCVRAAELKVYNIAEVYGLPLLEGIVSVAARFQPVSERRVNVKFERSIVGLQRFIGYQTPGRFIRQLESGEKLAAIDLNIENRNQQGWLDITYLDADLRIGRGNEGSVFVLTKG is encoded by the coding sequence ATGATTGGTAAAGCAGCGTTATTAGAAACTATTTCAGGTAAAAATCGGGGTTTGTTGACGACGGATACAGAAAGGCAAGCCATTCTGGCGGCGATCGCCCAGTTAGAAGATCGCAACCCCACTCCCCGCCCAGTGGAAGCCAGTGATCTGCTGGAGGGCGACTGGCGACTTCTCTACACCACCAGTCGAGGCATTCTGGGCATTGATCAGGTTCCTTTCCTGAAGCTGGGGCAGGTGTATCAGTGCGTTCGTGCCGCCGAACTGAAAGTTTACAATATTGCTGAAGTCTATGGTCTGCCCCTGCTGGAGGGAATTGTCAGCGTCGCCGCTCGCTTTCAACCTGTATCCGAGCGTCGGGTGAATGTTAAATTCGAGCGTTCAATAGTCGGATTACAGCGATTCATTGGCTATCAGACACCGGGCCGTTTTATCCGGCAACTTGAATCGGGGGAGAAACTGGCTGCGATCGACTTGAATATCGAGAACCGCAATCAGCAGGGATGGCTGGACATCACCTATCTGGATGCAGACCTGCGGATTGGACGGGGAAACGAGGGGAGTGTGTTTGTGCTGACGAAAGGATGA
- the mraY gene encoding phospho-N-acetylmuramoyl-pentapeptide-transferase: MDAKLFPSRTLRLSGAVLFILLTVGLSLVSVFFDLAAGRFGQTLSLSLPFWVCALATAGLGFWVVPLLRSLKAGQIIREDGPQAHLKKAGTPTMGGIFFLPVAVVVSLLWSGFSPNVVAVSALTLAYGAIGWLDDWQIIRCKSNKGISPRTKLSLQIGFAALFCLWLWLTQPFSITSIALPFGWVVPLGVLFWLLAGFVLVSESNATNLTDGLDGLAAGTVAIALMGLGILIAPSHPDLMLFCAALSGSCLGFLAHNRNPARVFMGDTGSLALGGALAAVAILTNSLFALLIISGLFLVETLSVIAQVSYYKATKGPDGIGRRLFKMSPYHNHLELSGWSETRIVALFYLVGGLLAFLALALS; this comes from the coding sequence GTGGACGCTAAGTTATTTCCCAGTCGGACGTTAAGACTCTCAGGAGCGGTACTGTTTATCCTATTGACGGTTGGACTCAGTCTGGTTTCAGTCTTTTTTGATCTCGCTGCCGGGCGATTCGGGCAAACGCTTTCGCTGTCGCTTCCCTTCTGGGTATGTGCCCTGGCAACTGCTGGCCTGGGTTTTTGGGTCGTGCCTTTGCTGCGATCGCTGAAAGCGGGTCAAATTATTCGTGAAGATGGTCCCCAGGCTCACCTGAAAAAGGCGGGCACCCCAACCATGGGGGGGATCTTTTTTCTACCCGTTGCAGTTGTGGTTTCCCTGTTGTGGTCCGGTTTTTCTCCGAATGTGGTAGCTGTATCAGCCCTGACCCTTGCCTATGGGGCGATCGGCTGGTTGGATGACTGGCAAATTATCCGCTGCAAGTCGAATAAGGGAATTTCCCCACGAACGAAATTGAGCTTACAGATTGGCTTTGCTGCACTGTTCTGCCTCTGGCTCTGGCTGACTCAACCATTCAGCATCACCTCGATCGCCCTTCCTTTTGGCTGGGTGGTGCCGCTGGGGGTTCTTTTCTGGCTCCTGGCAGGCTTTGTCCTGGTTTCAGAAAGCAACGCCACCAACTTAACCGATGGCCTGGATGGATTGGCCGCTGGAACCGTGGCGATCGCCCTCATGGGGTTGGGCATCCTGATTGCTCCCTCCCATCCTGATTTGATGCTGTTCTGTGCGGCTTTGAGCGGAAGTTGTCTGGGCTTTCTGGCGCACAACCGTAATCCCGCCAGGGTATTCATGGGGGATACTGGCTCTTTGGCACTGGGGGGTGCCCTGGCAGCCGTCGCAATTTTGACTAACAGCCTGTTCGCCCTTTTGATTATCAGTGGCTTGTTTCTCGTGGAAACCCTTTCGGTGATTGCTCAAGTGTCCTACTACAAAGCTACGAAGGGTCCTGATGGCATTGGTCGGCGTTTGTTTAAGATGTCCCCTTATCACAATCATTTAGAGCTTTCTGGCTGGTCAGAAACCCGCATCGTCGCTTTGTTTTACCTGGTAGGTGGGTTGCTGGCTTTCCTGGCGCTGGCACTGAGTTGA